The Thermus tengchongensis sequence AGCCTCCGCCGCACCGTCCCCGGATGGAAGCGGGTGAAGAAACACCCCTCCAAGGCTTCCGCCAGCAGGGGAGCGGTCCAGGCCCTCTCCCCAGAGAGGAGTTCCTGCAGGTACGCGGTCATGGCCTCCGTCCACCGGGGCTTGGCCCCGGGGGCCTTGCCGTCGGCCAGGCCGTCGAGGCCCTGGCGCAGCCACCGCCTGAGGTCCCGCCGGGCTGTGGCCCGGTCCAGGCCCAGGTGGCGGGCGATGCGGGGGGCGGTCCATCCTTGGGCCGCCAGGCGGACGGCCTGGGCGCGGCGGCGCACCTTGTGGGGCACCACGGGGTTGGTCTCCAGTTCCCGCAGCTGGGCGTCTTCCTCAGGACTCAGGTGGATGCGCAGAGGGGCTGGCATGGGTCAAGTATAATGG is a genomic window containing:
- a CDS encoding helix-turn-helix domain-containing protein, encoding MPAPLRIHLSPEEDAQLRELETNPVVPHKVRRRAQAVRLAAQGWTAPRIARHLGLDRATARRDLRRWLRQGLDGLADGKAPGAKPRWTEAMTAYLQELLSGERAWTAPLLAEALEGCFFTRFHPGTVRRRL